The following coding sequences are from one Camarhynchus parvulus chromosome 1, STF_HiC, whole genome shotgun sequence window:
- the AP1S2 gene encoding AP-1 complex subunit sigma-2 isoform X4, whose translation MQFMLLFSRQGKLRLQKWYVPLSDKEKKKITRELVQTVLARKPKMCSFLEWRDLKIVYKRYASLYFCCAIEDQDNELITLEIIHRYVELLDKYFGSVCELDIIFNFEKAYFILDEFLLGGEVQETSKKNVLKAIEQADLLQEPRHEYFNVPVY comes from the exons ATGCAGTTTATGTTGCTTTTTAGTCGCCAGGGGAAACTGAGACTCCAGAAGTGGTATGTCCCATTATCtgacaaagaaaagaagaaaatcacaaGGGAACTTGTTCAAACAGTATTAGCCCGCAAACCGAAAATGTGCAGCTTCCTGGAATGGAGAGACCTGAAGATTGTCTACAAAAG ATATGCAAGCCTCTATTTCTGCTGTGCTATTGAAGATCAGGACAATGAACTAATAACTCTGGAAATAATTCATCGCTATGTAGAACTTCTTGACAAGTATTTTGGCAGT GTCTGTGAACTTGATATCATCTTCAATTTTGAAAAAGCCTATTTCATTTTGGATGAGTTCCTTTTAGGAGGGGAAGTTCAGGAGACATCcaagaaaaatgttcttaaagCCATTGAACAAGCAGATCTTTTACAGGAG
- the AP1S2 gene encoding AP-1 complex subunit sigma-2 isoform X3 codes for MQFMLLFSRQGKLRLQKWYVPLSDKEKKKITRELVQTVLARKPKMCSFLEWRDLKIVYKRYASLYFCCAIEDQDNELITLEIIHRYVELLDKYFGSVCELDIIFNFEKAYFILDEFLLGGEVQETSKKNVLKAIEQADLLQESQNEDWGGLSEDIL; via the exons ATGCAGTTTATGTTGCTTTTTAGTCGCCAGGGGAAACTGAGACTCCAGAAGTGGTATGTCCCATTATCtgacaaagaaaagaagaaaatcacaaGGGAACTTGTTCAAACAGTATTAGCCCGCAAACCGAAAATGTGCAGCTTCCTGGAATGGAGAGACCTGAAGATTGTCTACAAAAG ATATGCAAGCCTCTATTTCTGCTGTGCTATTGAAGATCAGGACAATGAACTAATAACTCTGGAAATAATTCATCGCTATGTAGAACTTCTTGACAAGTATTTTGGCAGT GTCTGTGAACTTGATATCATCTTCAATTTTGAAAAAGCCTATTTCATTTTGGATGAGTTCCTTTTAGGAGGGGAAGTTCAGGAGACATCcaagaaaaatgttcttaaagCCATTGAACAAGCAGATCTTTTACAGGAG AGCCAGAATGAAGACTGGGGAGGTTTGTCTGAGGATATCTTATGA
- the AP1S2 gene encoding AP-1 complex subunit sigma-2 isoform X2: MQFMLLFSRQGKLRLQKWYVPLSDKEKKKITRELVQTVLARKPKMCSFLEWRDLKIVYKRYASLYFCCAIEDQDNELITLEIIHRYVELLDKYFGSVCELDIIFNFEKAYFILDEFLLGGEVQETSKKNVLKAIEQADLLQEEAETPRSVLEEIGLT; encoded by the exons ATGCAGTTTATGTTGCTTTTTAGTCGCCAGGGGAAACTGAGACTCCAGAAGTGGTATGTCCCATTATCtgacaaagaaaagaagaaaatcacaaGGGAACTTGTTCAAACAGTATTAGCCCGCAAACCGAAAATGTGCAGCTTCCTGGAATGGAGAGACCTGAAGATTGTCTACAAAAG ATATGCAAGCCTCTATTTCTGCTGTGCTATTGAAGATCAGGACAATGAACTAATAACTCTGGAAATAATTCATCGCTATGTAGAACTTCTTGACAAGTATTTTGGCAGT GTCTGTGAACTTGATATCATCTTCAATTTTGAAAAAGCCTATTTCATTTTGGATGAGTTCCTTTTAGGAGGGGAAGTTCAGGAGACATCcaagaaaaatgttcttaaagCCATTGAACAAGCAGATCTTTTACAGGAG